The Rhizobium rhododendri nucleotide sequence GCTCATTGATATAGTCATCCTGGCTGATACCAGCATTGGCGAGGCGGCTGGTGAACAGCCCGCGGTCGAATTGACCTGTGTTCGACTTGAATGCCGGGTCTTCGCCGATCAGTTTGGCGAGCCGGTCCTGCGACAGGCCGAGGTTCATGTCGGCTGCCAACTGGTCCAGCGAGGCGCCAGCGACGAGCTGGGAGTTGGTCTGCTGTTCAAGCCCGAAGGCGCGGGCCTGCTCCGGCGACAGCTGCGTTCCGAACTGCTGGCTCAGCGCCGAGAGCTGGCGTCGATAGGCGAGGCGGTATTCCGCGGCGCCGATCTGCTGGTCCCCGACGGTAATCACGGTCGATCCGGTGCTTCCGCCGATCAAGGACCGCGACACGCCCCAGATCCCGAAGGATGCCACTAGCAACAGCATCAGGCCCTTGGCGACCCAGGTGCGGGCCAATTCTCTCAGCAGTTCAAACATCGGAATGCTAACCTCAATATGGAACGGCCTCGCAAATCAGGCGAAGCATTGGCTGTTCCTTAGAGCAATCCGCACGGGAATTGAAGAGCATCCGCCGAAATCGCAAAATGCGCGGAACCAATGCCGATACTCGGCGTTTATCGGGCACAAACAAAGGAGCTGAAAAATGGCTGAACTGAAAACCGCTTCCATCCAATCCGCAGCAGCACGTGTCGAAACTGAAGCAGCAGCGCAGGATCTTTCCGCGCAGATCACTGCCCTCAAGGAAGATCTGGCAAAGCTGTCTGAAAGCGTTGTGGCGATCAGCCAGGGTGCCAAGACGGTTGTGACGGAAGAGGCCGCTCTGGTAACCTCTCGCGTCCGTGACAAGGTTCGCGAAGAGCCGCTTTTCGCGCTCGCCGTGACCGCAGGTGTCGCCTACGTCGTCGGCCTTCTCAGCCGCCGCTAATACCTTAAAATCTGAACTAACAGGAAAGCCGGCGGTCATCGCCGGCTTTCTTGCGTTTGTGGCTTTGTATACAGCTAGAGCGATATAGAACGTTTGACTTATTATGTATTAGGGTATAGTAAGCATGCTAACGAATAGCAGGCTTTATGCCCATGACGATTTTCTCTTTCCACGCTTTATCCGAAGGCGTTACAGCGCGCCGCCAAGTGTGCGAGCCGGCTGTCGTCCTGAATTCCTGCTCCCACAAGCTCCCTGGTCATAACAGACCGTCGGCGAGGGGCCGTCGCGCGCATTTCCCGCTCGTCCCGACATTCTTCACAAATTCTCGCCCCAACCAAGTTGACAGCTGCCGGTTGGCGCTGTGCCAGCAAGAGACCTCCCATGGCTGAACGACTACCTCTTCCCAGATCCGCCAAATCCGAAAAGACCATGCGTGTCGTCACGACGGACGAGATCGCCGAGGGACCCTCCGGCAATCCGACCGCGGCGCCGACCGCAGTCGTCCCGCCTGCGGCAGTGCCCTCAGCACCGCGCAAACGTCGTGGTGCAACGCGGCTGATCCTGTTCGCGGCGCTCCCCATCGTCTTGGTCATCGGCGGCTATTTCTACGTCACCGGCGGGCAGGTCATGTCCACCGACAACGCCTATATCGGCGCCGACATGGTCGGGGTTTCCACCGATGTCAGCGGCTTCGTCGCTGCCATCGAGGTGCATGAAAATGAACAGGTGAAGAAGGGCCAGGTGCTGTTCAGACTGAAGCCCGATTCCTTCCAGATTGCGCTGGAGGGTGCCAAGGCACAGCTCGGCGTTGCCCGCAACCAGATCCTGAACCTGCAGGCCAGCTACCAGCAGACCCTGGCGGAGATTGCCCAGGCCGAGGCGGACCTGCCGTTTTACCAGACCTCGTTCGATCGCCAGCAGAGCCTGATCAACAGCTCCGCAGCCTCCAAGGCCGCCTTTGATTCGGCCAAGCACGACCTCGACGCCGCCAAGCAGAAAGTAGCGGTCGCCAAAGCCCAGGCCGCCACAACGCTGGCTCAGATCGGCGGTGACCTTAACCAGCCGCTCGAGCAGAACCCCACCTATCTGCAGGCCAAAGCCGCCGTCGACGACGCGCAGCGCCAGCTCGACGACACCGTGGTTCGGGCGTCCTTCGATGGCACCGTGACCAATGTCGACAGCCTCCAAGTTGGTGGCTACCTCGCGGCTGCCCAGCAAGGCTTTTCACTGGTGTCGTCGAACGACATGTGGATCGCCGCCAGCCCGAAGGAAACCGAACTCACCTACGTCAAGCCGGGCCAGAAAGTCTCCATCTCCGTCGATTCCTGTCCGGGCACGGTCTGGACGGGCACTGTCGCCAGCATCAGTCCCGCCTCGGGCTCCAGCTTTTCGTTGCTGCCGGCGCAAAACACCACCGGCAACTGGGTTAAGGTGGTCCAGCGCATCCCGATGCGGGTGAACATCGACGATGCCGCCGGCAAACCGCCGCTTCGGGTCGGCATGAGCACGGAAGTGGACGTCGACACGGGCCACGCTCGTGGCTTGCCGGATTTTGTCGCAAAACTGCTGGGCCGTTCCGATGGCAAGGGTCATGAGTAACCCATCCGACGGCGCCGCGCCCGTCATCGCCAACCGCGGCGCAATCACCGCCTGTGTCATTCTCGCGGTCATCATGCAGGCGCTGGATACGACGATCGCCAATGTGGCATTGCCGTATATCCAGGGCAGTGTCGCAGCCAGTTCCGACCAGATCAACTGGGTGCTGACCTCCTACATCGTCGCTGCCGCCATCATGACGCCGCCATCGGGCTTCCTGTCCGCCAAGTTCGGCCGCAAGCGTGTGCTGCTGACGGCAATCGCCGGCTTCGTGGCCGCCTCTGTGCTCTGTGGCTTTGCCCAGTCTCTGGTGCAGATTGTTGGCTTCCGCCTGTTGCAAGGTCTTTTCGGCGCGGCTCTCGTGCCGTTGTCGCAGGGTATCCTGCTGGACATCTACTCCGTCGAGGAGCGCGGCAAGGCCATGGCGCTGTTTGGTGTCTCGGTGATGGTTGGTCCGGTGCTCGGCCCCGTCATCGGCGGCTGGCTGACAGACCATATTAGCTGGCGCTGGGTGTTCTACATCAACGTGCCGATCGGCCTTGTCGCCTTTATGGGCATCGTCGTCTTCGTCAAAGAGACGAAGGTCGACGCGCTGGCTAAGCTCGACGTTTTCGGCTTCAGCATGCTGAGCCTCGGCATAGCTTCGTTGCAGCTCTTCCTCGACAGGGGCGAGCAACTGGACTGGTTTTCATCCGGCGAGATCATCGTCGAAGCGCTGGTCTGCTTCTGCGCCTTCTACCTGTTCGTGGTCCACACATTCACCACAGAGAAATCCTTCGTCAACCCGCGTCTCTTTCTCGATCAGAATTTTTCCGTCAGCATGTTTTTCATCTTTATCGTCGGTGTCACTTATCTGGCATCGCTGGCGCTGATGACGCCCTATTTGCAGACCCTGATGGGCTATCCTGTCGTCACGGCGGGCATCGTCATGGGACCGCGTGGCCTCGGCACCATGGTCTGCATGTTTCTTGTCGGGCGCCTCATCGGCAAGGTGGATACGCGCTGGCTCTTGCTGCTGGGGCTCGGCCTCACGGCCTGGGCGATGTACGAGATGACCGGCTGGACACCCGATGTCTCGCAAACGACGATCATCGTTGTCGGCTTTGTCCAAGGCGCCGGTTTGGGCTTCCTGTTCGTA carries:
- a CDS encoding HlyD family secretion protein encodes the protein MRVVTTDEIAEGPSGNPTAAPTAVVPPAAVPSAPRKRRGATRLILFAALPIVLVIGGYFYVTGGQVMSTDNAYIGADMVGVSTDVSGFVAAIEVHENEQVKKGQVLFRLKPDSFQIALEGAKAQLGVARNQILNLQASYQQTLAEIAQAEADLPFYQTSFDRQQSLINSSAASKAAFDSAKHDLDAAKQKVAVAKAQAATTLAQIGGDLNQPLEQNPTYLQAKAAVDDAQRQLDDTVVRASFDGTVTNVDSLQVGGYLAAAQQGFSLVSSNDMWIAASPKETELTYVKPGQKVSISVDSCPGTVWTGTVASISPASGSSFSLLPAQNTTGNWVKVVQRIPMRVNIDDAAGKPPLRVGMSTEVDVDTGHARGLPDFVAKLLGRSDGKGHE
- a CDS encoding DHA2 family efflux MFS transporter permease subunit is translated as MSNPSDGAAPVIANRGAITACVILAVIMQALDTTIANVALPYIQGSVAASSDQINWVLTSYIVAAAIMTPPSGFLSAKFGRKRVLLTAIAGFVAASVLCGFAQSLVQIVGFRLLQGLFGAALVPLSQGILLDIYSVEERGKAMALFGVSVMVGPVLGPVIGGWLTDHISWRWVFYINVPIGLVAFMGIVVFVKETKVDALAKLDVFGFSMLSLGIASLQLFLDRGEQLDWFSSGEIIVEALVCFCAFYLFVVHTFTTEKSFVNPRLFLDQNFSVSMFFIFIVGVTYLASLALMTPYLQTLMGYPVVTAGIVMGPRGLGTMVCMFLVGRLIGKVDTRWLLLLGLGLTAWAMYEMTGWTPDVSQTTIIVVGFVQGAGLGFLFVPLTTVAFATLPAHMRGEGTGLYNLSRNIGSSVGISIVSALIIRNTQSNHESIAAYVTPFNHAFDAPAAQGLSPLTAIGRASLDNIVTLQATIIAYIDDFKLLMLMSLFAMPLVILLRKPAAPPKVDHSIAME